TCGCCCGAGGCGTGTTCGCGGTCGATGACGTAGCGCTTGTCGCAGTAACCGCATTCGACGAATCCCGTATCTTCGGGGATCGTCAGCCACACGCGGGGATGGCCGAGCGCGCCTTCGCCGCCGTCGCAGGCGATCTTCCAACGGGTGACGGTCTGGGTCTCGGGCGGCGCGATGGGCATCTGGCTGTCTC
This DNA window, taken from Falsirhodobacter algicola, encodes the following:
- a CDS encoding zinc-finger domain-containing protein; its protein translation is MPIAPPETQTVTRWKIACDGGEGALGHPRVWLTIPEDTGFVECGYCDKRYVIDREHASGDH